In Chloroflexota bacterium, the DNA window GGCGCCTGCTCGATCCCAAAGTCAAAAGCCGCTCGCGCATGCACTACCGGATGGCGCTCAACGAGGCCCAGCGGCGCGGCGACGACACCTGGGCCGTGCTGGTGGACGAGGATGGCTACCTCACCGAGGGCACCGGGTCCAACTTCTTCATCGTTCGCGACGGCGAGCTGCTCACGCCCGAGCCGCGGCACATCCTGCGCGGCGTGACGCGGCAGAGCATCCTGGACCTGGCCGGCGAAATCGGCGTGCCGGTCCGTGAGGCCAATCTCGAGCCCTACGACGTCATCGTGGCGCAGGAGGCGTTCTTCGCCTCGACACCCTTCGTCATCATGCCGGCCACGCGCTTCAACGACCGCCCCGTCGGCGACGGCGCGGTGGGGACGATCACGTTGCGCCTGCTCGACGCCTTCAGCGAGACCGTGGGCGTGGACATCGTGGCGCAGGCCAAGGCCTA includes these proteins:
- a CDS encoding aminotransferase class IV; this encodes VDFTIVHNMSPGVFALYADVALEAGQPTVAIHTWPLIPYIGPMADWFDTGVNAHVPRQHAIPGRLLDPKVKSRSRMHYRMALNEAQRRGDDTWAVLVDEDGYLTEGTGSNFFIVRDGELLTPEPRHILRGVTRQSILDLAGEIGVPVREANLEPYDVIVAQEAFFASTPFVIMPATRFNDRPVGDGAVGTITLRLLDAFSETVGVDIVAQAKAYGQRLRAG